The Zingiber officinale cultivar Zhangliang chromosome 2A, Zo_v1.1, whole genome shotgun sequence genomic sequence GAATGGTAAAGCATAACCATAGATACCCCTGCATATATTTGAGATAAAGACTTTTCTTGTTCGTTCAATCATTCCCtcacaacatcataatatatatatacatcatgGAGAATCTTCAAAAACTAACTTCTGATATCTGAAATTTGACAAGCTGCAACTTTATTTCTTGTTCCGACATGATAATTTTTCATTTTGATAACACAGACCAATATTAAATTCCATAGACTTGGACTCCAAGCTCATTACATTAGAACTTTCTTGCAATGTTCCCATATGACATCAATTACCTTTGATTTGTTTGTTAGTGTCATATCTTCAAAATAACACAAGATCAGCAATAAACAATTAATAATTAACAAATAAAAATTGGAAACATTAAACAGAACGTAAGTTCCTAAATTGCGCTCTAAGTTGGTTTGCCATCTAGAGTTTTTAAATTGCTTTAATTATGGAACAGATACAAAAAATTGATTGCTTTACTTTAATTAAAACATGACTTGGAAGTGTTGAAGAGAAAGCATAATTACCGCATAGCCACTCAAGAGTGCAAACAAACAATTACTATTGATGTTGGAACTTATTTGTTCTCGGATTAATTCTATTGTTAGTAGAATCTAGAAGCGTGGTTTGTTAGTTTAATTAGAACCTAATACCTATCAAAATTTCTTCTTGCAATACTAGTTTCTTCATGAAGTATATTGAGAGAAAagcaaattaaaaattttaatatctaAGTTCTTGCTTGGAACTTGATTACATCTATAAAATTGAATTACTTTTTAATCTTTTTCATAATATTTCAAGCATTGGTATTGCACAAATGGATATACcatgattaatgatatattataGAATCATGTTTTGTCACTTCAAGGTTAAAAATCTCGAGTTGTGCcaaagtttcgatatttgactaGAACCATAATGATTCGGTATTATACTGATGTTTCAATGCATGGTGTCAGTGCCGAGTAGGTTTTAGATCTTGTACCATATTAGGTAAAATAGTCGACatatatcattttaaaaaattatcgaaGCTCAATATCATTATATTTCTTTCTGTTCTCCACTCTGAATCATTAAATCGACCactattgataaaattaaacatgGGTCAACTTTCTTACATAAAGTGTCTATCCATATATTTCTCCCACTGGTCACCACTACCTCTACTAGTATAGAAACCAATACCATACAAACTCTTCCAACACCAAACGAACACATCATCTCAGTTCATTAATCATCACCATATTATTCCCCTATTTCTCATTCTCCTCCCCTGTTATTGCAAACGCCGATCTCAATCAAAACAAGAAAAGCAAACGCAGGCAGCAAAAGGAACATGACAACAACAGCAACCACAAAGCTGTTGCAAACCATACACAAGTCAACTAACTATCGCTTTACAAACCATTACACTATAGTTGCTCTATTTAAGGTTCAAGTATAAGTACCCTATGATaattttggtgtaatcaaccaagtcaagttaagtcatgttgtatttgattcttgtgtctaagtgtgcaggaacttaggagcacgaGAATTTGCGcgaaaaacgcagctagcgagaaggatggcacgggaaagaGTCAACTGGCTcggaggtgctgtggaagagtacgctggcggacgagaaggaagtgtgcgacgtttccaagggatgagaaaccggagaGGAAGATTGCTTGAGGATGAAGATCAACTAAGGAGTTGATCTGCTGtagggaaggcgccttcaatggcttaaAAAgcgtcttccatgaacagtgctgaaggcgccttccctaaccgttagccgaagataaaaccttatcttcGGCGGATAAAGTTTTTCactcgaaggcgccttgagtcctcttgaaggcaccttctaccCACAGATAGgattttccaagagctataaaaagactcctggagGTAGGAATTAATCAACAACTTCTGTAATTAATTCTTAGTTTATTTTTAAgcgttcaaagagtgtaagaggcttctccactttcaatgaaggagattttttaatactttcatctgccttggattaacaaccacctaggttgtaaccaagtaattcttctatctcttttattttattattttttaaattaatttattataattatgttactaatctaagttgaaagaacgagaaagggattattttcatttcaagctattcacccccctctagccggcctcaCCAGGACCTATATCAGGAACCTCTAACAATGAGTTATAGAACAGGAGGTAGAGAAGTATTATCCCTCTAACGCATCTTGAAATCATCAACAAGTGATGCTCGTCTGATCCCGTAGATGATATGCAGCTAATTTAGCAAACTCTATATCCGTGCAAGTCTTGTACTCAAATGTACCCGGCAGGTTATCTAACCAGGTTTAAGCAACCCAAGGATCGGAATTTCTATGAAACAAAGTAAATCGATCCTttactaactaagccaacaaaaATATACGGGCTCTATCCTTTAACCAACTACTAGTAATAGGAGTTGGTACGGTTGGTGGTATTTCCATGAGACTGTAAGATGTGACCTCCAATAATGGTTGACTGTGTAGGTCCTTGCTTTCTGACTTGGTATCAGTTAGTACTTAGAAGAATCTGCATTCTCTATATTAGGGTCGGGTCCCGCAGGGTTAACAGGTCGCTTCCATAAAATAAACAAAGTAGTGAATCCAAAAGATATCACAATACTAGAGATATACCTTACTTCCTATAGCTCGGAGATGTTCTATCCCTGCTGAGTCTCAAAActcaaaagtcacatcgagaaagcAAATCAAGAAATCTAAAACATAAAAATAGGCTTCACAAcctatgactctgataccaataaaattgtCACACCCGGAGGTATATTTGTCTAATAGAATGGATGATACCCTCTAGTGACAATATACGATACAACATGATATAGCCCACAAAGCTAGAAATACAGCAGAAGATAAAGATAACTAACTATGCAATAGAAGGATTTACACAATCCCACATAACATAGAAAACATAAATGGACTGCGTGTCTACACGGCTTAACACAACGAATATCACAACCAAATACAGATAAACCACAAGACTAAAATCCATGAACCAGAACCAAACCAAATGTAAATACAAAACAGCAAAACATAACATAGAAAACATAATCTCGAATGTGATGTGGGATTAACATTCAGGACCTCTGAGCGACATGACACACCCTCTACTTGCTAACCTAGAAATAAAGGGAAAGCAAGGGGTAGTGACTAAAAAATAACTCAGTGGGTATAAGACAGATAGTGTATAATACTACTATAAAGAGATTAAAGAATACAATTTCAGTTAAAATACTTACTTCAAAGGTAGAAGCACCAAAATAATAATTTGGTAACCAACAACATAATCAATAACATAACACCCACTAACCTGCTCAATTAGATCTAACCAATAAATCGGGAGTACCTATAATACATCCCCACCAACATGAATAAATACATGACCAATATATAACAAGTACTTACTCCAGGAGAatgctctaccatggatggtcctATGGCAGTTAGGGTAAGCAAATAGTCACTATCTATGGGTGAACTCGCTACCAGTAATGATCTCATGGGTAGACTAGGTATACACGTAGCTATCTAGTTACATACTACACGCAAACTCGCTATCGCAAATGGCTCATGGGCAAGTCATATGTATCATGATCACTAATGACTCTCTCAAacacgaatgggagacaatgatCGACAAGATATATCAATGTAAGTCTAACCTCACTAGCATTTAGGAATGAGCCTAAATAACAATCAAAGCCTAGTAGGGTATTTGATATCCTACAATACGGTATGGTTACACAAGCATGAATAAATATCAAGCTGATAACGTAATTCAATATTCTACGGCTATGCTACGGTATAGTGTTGCTAGCATAATAACATGACCATAAATGGTCATAAATAGCATGGATAACAATGAGACTGCATGGATATCAAATAAGATCAATATACAAGTtcaagctcaagaagcaaaagcgaatagagtcaaggtaaatataaCTATCAACAAGAATAACAAGTCATGCACTAAGGTTAATGAACTATGAAAGCAAGGGAAGAAAGTACCCACCTTAAATATAGATAGTTGCTGAAACTATCCTCGCATCAGAGTGCTCGTCTCATATCAGTAACATGTATCATAGAATACAAATCATAGCTAAGTTCTATCATGGATGAAATAGCTAAGCCAAATCCTTCACtgattaggaaaaccctaattgaTTCAAAtcatcaattcaattaattaacccCAATTCAACTCACTGCTCTCCTTTTTCCCTTCTTCATATCTACTTAATTATAACCTTGATTAACAAAGATTTTTCCAAGATGATTCATGTAATCATAACCAATCAGAATTTTACCAACTGAGCTTAGATTTATCAAATTGATAATCTGTTTTGGAAAGGTTTGTTACCTAAATCTGGTGGCACTTGGCTATTCCGGCAATGGCTCATGGTAGCATCCAGTCATGGGTGAAGGAAGTGGCAACCACTGGAGAGAGTCAGCTGTAGGTTCCGGCCTTTGGGCTATCGGCGAACCAACCGGCCAACCGTGGCCGCGAGGAAAAAGGACAACAGTGCTATGCGGAGTCCGACGATGGCTGAGTGTGAGGGAGTGTAGTAGGTTAGTACTCCGGCTAAATATGATCCTCCGCAGCCAACCCTATTCCTCCATCTGGAACAGAAACTGTAGGAGAAGTGGGCGCAGCCAACTCTAAGGGCAAGAGGGGAGGCATCCTTTGCTGGGGGAAACTCGCGGCGATGTCGATCGATCGACCGGGCTTGACATAGCTGTAGGGGCGACGATGTACAGGAAGATCGACAACCTCGCTTGTGGATGGAGAAGAGCCGGTTGTGACGGGCGATCAGGAGAGTTCAACGCGAGATTCGAGGAAGAGGGGAAATCCGGGAATGAAGAGAGGAGAGTTTAGGTTTTATAGATAATAACTTAGGTTAAATAATTCCAACATTATGttaatcaaaatggtcaactcctTTTTGAATGatattctaaataaattttttccTAGTCGAataaattcatccccttaaaatgTGTTATATAAATTTCGtttaaatactaaaaaaatttcataaaatattctaagtttatttcttaaataatacttattatttaattatcgtaTCTCACAATAGTGATATCATTGGTAAAAAAAAATGGCAATATTGGTAATGTTAATTAACATCTAGTTACAACTCAGGTAACTATCTTGAAATTGTATgttttctaaattatatatttgtaataaaaatattcatggtagaattaataattttttattgtcatagagttaaaattaaataatgtgAGTCATAGAGATATTAGTGATTATACTAAATGTAAGTTGTTCATTGGTATGTAAATGAAGTTGTAGAAGGTCGAATTACATCCACATATCCAAAAGGAAAAATGTATCACATTCTTCTTGGTGGATATTGTTGGAAAGTATGGATTGATAGAGTTTTTGTGGATAAGATggacctaattcgaccaaatgatgaaataTTTTTTCTTGAGGATGCAATAGAAAGCACAATCACTTGGTTATCAAAGTTTATAGTTTTGTGTGACTGATATAGATTCtactaattttaaaatcatatacTTTTTGTATGAAAAAAATCATGTTAGTAGTTTGGATTGTTTTTTCTTATTATGAGACTTATTGTTTTGTTTAAGTACGATGTTGATGATTATATATGGTATTGTAattgtttgagttttgattttacaATTGTGTATCTAATATTATAATTATGTGTAGTAATGTATGTAGTATTATGATTGTGTAGATATTTGTATGTGTTATTATAAATGTGTGATATCTATATATGATATTATAATTGTGTGGTGCTGATAATTATATGTGGTTGACATTACACTCTAATTGCATCGTGTACCGTGAGCTAGGGATATTGTTAACCGCAATGCCCACCGTGAGTTGTAGATATTGTTAACTATAGCACACACTCTGAGCTATGAATAATGTTAATCACAACACACATAATGAGCTATAGATGCAGTTAACTGTAGCGTGCACTGCAAGCTACAGATGTTGTTAACCGTAGTGCGCACAGTGAGTTGTAGATGTTGTTAACAGTAGTATGAACCACGAGCTACTGATGTTGTTAACCACAGCGTGCAACCACACACTGTAAATTGAGTTAACCATAGCTTGTTGGCATGTACTGGTGATGTCTTATGATTTTCAATAACTTGCAGTTTTATAGCATGCAAATACAAGTTGTAAATAGAATAATTGTACCTTGCAAAAAGTCAAATTTGTTATAGTATCAATTCCATTAAGTAGTTGGTAACTTCTTTATTTACATGCATTCAAATTAAAGAGGTGGTATTGTGTTACTACTCTCTTCATCTTTTGTATGAGTTTTCCTCTTTCTCTAAAAGTTTTTGGAGATGAAAACTTTAGTGGATTGCTCATTCATAAAGCGATCAAAGATGGCGGATCTTGGAGTAGTAGTCGTTAGACTGTGAACCAAGTAAACAATGATTGTGTCTTTGTGTGTTTTTGTCTTTATTAATTTCACTACAACTATGATTTGACTtatgaagagaaaagaaaagttttaaaatatgaGATTCACCTCCTCCCTCTCTCGTTTCACATTCCTCTTGGTGGATCTTGTTGGAAAGTATGATTTGATAGAGTTTTTGTGGAGAAGATGGACCTAATTTGACCAAATGATAAAATGCTTTTTCTCGAGGATGCAATAGAAAACTGACACCgagcataatatatatatatatatatatatatattattctaGGGAATGAAGTTACAAAgggattaataagaaaataagagataagtaacacaaaaaaaaaaagaatagccTAAATCAGGCTTAAACTTATTATGAAAGCAAAAGTgcaaagaaaaagagatgtaACCGTAACATGTCTTAagtgaaaccaattgattcaatatcaaaataatttgTCCTAAACATCATCTAAGTATAGatttatatagctctcaaaaccctaaaaaaaatctaaacataaaaaataatcaactagacttattccttaaaatttaggataaattaactaacatGATTTAGTTCTCTAAGATTTAggacaaaaattaaatataattaagaaaaaataaactaaacttaattaacagataactaattaaaaaaattcaaaagatgTAAATCTGAATACTTTAGATCCCCTCCTACATCATAGCCTTATCGAAGAACATAAATTGATCTAATTGGATTCTCCTGCATCAAACGTCCCAAGTTGAAAAAACTCATCCTCGAGTGTAAAATAGTATCAGGTGGTAGCCCAAGAGGAAGATCCTCTAGCACTAAATCGACAATATTTATTTGTTGACGATAGATGTGTGTTAGAGTTGCTTTATTTGATTTTTGTCTTCCAAATCGGTGCTTGATAAGGAGTAAGATGGTCACAACCCATGTTTGTAAAATCGTGATCTTGGATTGTAGGATTGTATGATCTTGTGATCCTGGATCGTAGGATTGTACAATCCTACAATCCAAAAGCATAAATCGATACAGGATCATGCAGAATCGATTTTGTAGTAGGATCATTGCAGGATTGGTATGATCTGAACAGAATCGGTAGGATCATAACAGGATTAGAGTAGAATTGGAGCAGGATCAGTGGAagttttgagaggtcataacttttgactcagattgaACCACGGGgcttataatatatcaaatcaaagctcgtttAGAAATctctaataaattttaaagttttttattatcttttttttgtcttgttagggttttaaattatttatacatatgtttaattatttttgagttaatatTTAATCAATAATACTTTGTCATTTCTTTTTCCTAAAATGATGAATTTTTGAatgtctattgtctagtattaTGTGACATCAATCAgcctttagaagattatttccagCATTCATATTTAAATCAAAGGATTTAGTAGCTTCTGTTATGTACGTTAGGTGCTTTGTTGGCCTTTAAATTGGATCATCTTAtaaatcaaggaaatatttttgaggttgaatgtgttattattattgtgtgtGAGAATGGTAGttaaattactagttaatttaaatttgtacatgtagtaatgtaatatgaggtgttgagtgtaaatgattacatatatatgcaaaattagttatctatttatatgtaaataaatcttttaggtattttttataattattaatcatgtatgataagatttaAAGGATTTTTGGTAGGTTTGTATGATTCTACAATTCGATCCCGACTGATCCGATCCTGATCCTAAATTGATTTTGTGTAGGATcacgattctacaaactatggtcTCAGCTCTCTTCTTAAACTTCACGTTGTAAGCCAAGAGATAAATCATGCATGAATAATGTTCTTCTTTGAGTTCAATATCATACTTTTGCCTCATAGAATCAAAATACTTCCATCCTTCATCAACCTTCCCAGTGTGAGAACGTGTAGACAACACCAAGATGAATATGATGCTTGTGGGCTCATTTTCTATATCAAGAATCACTTTAAATAGCTCCAATTCTTCCAAACCAAATCCATGGTGAGCATAAGGGGTGATCATAGTATTGAATGAGACCATGTTGCATTGGTGCATCATCTCAAAAAGCATATTCGCATCCTTGAGATTTCCACACTTCACGTACATGGAAACTAGTGCATTATCAACAGGGATTTGATTTCTTGGAGACTCAATCTTAATGGTTTTTCCATGCATTTGCTTCCCTTGGGATGGGGATGGAAAATTCAAGCATGCAATGCTGGTGTATAGAAAGATGCAATTGTCTGATTTAACCCTAGCTCGCTGTGTATCACAGAAACATTCAAGGCCTTCCTCTGAGaactcatcattgagcaagtatCCTGAATAATCATGTTCCACATGACCAAATCAGGATCATCAACCTCCTTGAAGACCTTTATCGCATTGACTATCCAGCCAACCTTTGAGTACAGGTCAATCAAGCCATTGTCAACATGAGATTTTCTTGCAAAATCATTCTTGGTCATATACACATGGAACTATGCATCGCCGGCTGAATCCTTCATGACCATGAATATTATGAGCATGTTGGTGAGCATGAACATGTCAATCTTGAAGCCTTTTCTCACCATTACCTAAAACAAGTTAAGGACTTTTAGTCCCTATCGGTGTTGTCCAAACACAATGATCATGCAATTCCAAGAAACAACATCCCTTTTGTAGAATATCTCATCAAAAACTGGCTCGGCTTTGACCAAAAAGTCACCTTTATTATAGCTACTGATGAGGGCATTGTTAATGGAGACGTAGGAGTCCAGACCTAAGGCGATGGTGAGGGAGTGGAACTGCTCGATGACATTGATGACATATGAGATGATAGAGGAGAGGGTGAAGCCATTGGCATTGGAGCTgaggtgtaaaataccggaaataggtgaATATGAATAAGgtaattttccggaatttttggaaattttttgggaatttttcggagctcgtacggacgagttggtggggataaaaacgggatccggaaaagcctgtttaggcgacccgtttaagcgaggaaatgtttatatttacatttccttttcttttatttctttttattttctttttattcccgTTTTCTTCCTCGCCGAGACCCCCCGCATGCCCGAGCGGTtccctttcttctccttctcgtttcttcttcttctctgtcgCCACTTCGTCGCAGAGCTGAGCGATCCTCCGGCAGccacatcttcttccttcttcttccctcgTCGCCGACTCCTAGCCTTAACTGGTGTCGACAATTTCTTCTCCACTGCCCGCACCGGCAtcctctccgatctcctcacggcgccacctttcctctgtgccctagccagccccggcCGACCAGCGACTTCTCCTCCCTTTCTCTGATCCGACGAGCCACCGTCGACCgaagtcttcttcctcttcctccctgTCCAAGCGGCGGCGACGCATGGAGCACCGCCCTtttccttgtgccctagcgccggctcgCCGCCAAGCCTAGCATCTCCACCAACGTCGAGCAGTGCCGGCGACtcaccccgtgccctagccgagcccttgCTGTGGAGTTCAcagccgccagccaccgagcaCCTTCGATTACTGCCATCGTGCCCTAGCTAGCCACCGGCGTCGGACGGAGCAGCGTCGCCTCTCGCTGTGCCGCCTCTCCGCTGTTCTTGATCATTCCTTCTTTGTGGTGAAGTTAGGTCACAGTTGGGGTAAGTTGGATTCTTGGTAAGGAATTTTGTGTTATGTAATTGGGTATCTTGATTTGGTGATGTTCACATCTTATTAATCTGACAGTGGGGAAAAGATTTTCCGTAGGGTTTGCTTTACTGTGGATTTATTCTAATTCCAGCAGCAACTATCTCTTGGCGTTGGATCAGTGATTACAGCTGTGGAATttaaggtaaggtttagggttttgatcttcgttgtaggtgattgctagttgtgttagcaatacttgttaacttaagtttagaaataaatctacaggtgtaattagggttaatgaagctaaccctagttggtcgatggattagaatttagtttggctaatagttgtatgataaattagctaaactagacattacgtttgatgccacaggactttgacgcgagacgagtatctcggagtcagattggacctttcttttggacggtacttttgacttattgtctttgatatgcttagtaatgaaattaacatgttgcattaattgtgtttcttatctgtttggttaatcactacccaaatcttggtatatgcttgattgattgattggtttgcatctcatgtatactttacctgttattacatgcttataggggtagtgatataccatgcttgaccatgttcgggacctaggttttataccttctgtgtacctttggattgttttgattcgttgacctatgatgcacttttatatccatgtggattaggtcaggatattttgtggttagtgccatgcaccatttgcatgattgcatgctgtgcgatagtccgctccattattgttgagcacatcgccagttacatggatctgcacacaccaccactcatgggttagtggtcgattcaggcagagtgtgttgcagcagggactttgttaggcaccgttggtccgctcatgggtagtgtgacacaacgtgttatccggcagggattcctccccgtcatcgtgtaccgggagttgagagcattgcgctcccccatttatgatttggggtaggaggataggtgtactccgacagcatcccgtccactcggtcactcatcaggagtagtgacgacagagtgcacggttgtcacagccctacccactcggcctcacttttgtgtgagatgatcgactggcgtcaggggtgaccaggacgcatcattggcatcatatgcatgatgcatttattgcttgtgtttgtgcttgctgcatttatatgctgcatattgtttggatacctatgtttgacatgcatacgggATTCCTacaccactcggactgtttgtccttatactcaggtcctagttagtacagattctctcctgtctacttcggtttgcatttatctttatttttatcaggagactgtacgcatgattagtgctaggtgttatttctttactttgcatatcaattgtacctgctgagtgttggactcaccccgcctccattgttgttattttcaggttgaggttgtccggagcagttccagtcgctagttcccactgcacgtagtgctagacctCTGCTGATCATGAgatgttattttagttttctttatcggACTATGTCttagttttgtattggttttatttatggatcttgtatggattcttatcgtttgatggatttttggtatggttTGAATATGTTTTACTTCATGCCTGCTTGGACggtagaagaggtaagtttgtcggatttgtgttttacgagtgtagttgagtagggtggttttcgagtcagagtattactgctttgtttgattatatatataactgcgtggatgtttgtgtgattgcgttatatttattgttattattccagccgcatgtggctgaggtatggagatatgtagaaagtttcagattgtctgccgtacaggggagatgctgtcgaaatttcttcagacggggactcctctggggcgtgacaatttagtggtatcagagcacaggtatacgatcttttgttttcgtatttttgatgtttgggataacctgataccaatttatttatttggtatcagagcgccaagtttggcgatacttgttggatttttgtattatggattttcgagatttatctgataccaatttattggtatcagagcaggttatggatacctgcttttggtgttctggatttttggatgtctatttcggtttgtacggatttccgttatggttatgtttcggacttccgtttcggatttatatggattttcggcgattttctcgtttggaattttgaggtcagaagttggggactggacagtgatggaacatctccagacggcaaataggtatgatgtttattttatgatagttaggacatctattagcactttatctttattacttgtctggttgttgtcgccatattacatgtgatgggttagccattgatcttggtcgaccctaatagagatcaaggattatagtctctggtgatttttcatatcataccatcagtagttttagcttctgttactactattaggagatggaggcacatatcagtctctgctattgttagctgggtaatggatgatacatacatattcctgttgacttagccagtagagtttttatactcatatcttttggatattaaggtacccgatacgatgaaaaatTGATCATTGGGGAGTTAGcaagtttgatcattgttgagaatggtttgaggttgagggatattgtgagatcagatattgtgatatattgatttctaatggtttgtgagagtaaatgttatgtggttgtct encodes the following:
- the LOC122043603 gene encoding pentatricopeptide repeat-containing protein At3g49710-like, which gives rise to MPVRAVEKKLSTPVKARSRRRGKKKEEDVAAGGSLSSATKCSNANGFTLSSIISYVINVIEQFHSLTIALGLDSYVSINNALISSYNKGYLLNDEFSEEGLECFCDTQRARVKSDNCIFLYTSIACLNFPSPSQGKQMHGKTIKIESPRNQIPVDNALVSMYVKCGNLKDANMLFEMMHQCNMVSFNTMITPYAHHGFGLEELELFKVILDIENEPTSIIFILVLSTRSHTGKVDEGWKYFDSMRQKYDIELKEEHYSCMIYLLAYNVKFKKRAETIIIPILQ